The Lepus europaeus isolate LE1 chromosome 6, mLepTim1.pri, whole genome shotgun sequence genome includes a window with the following:
- the FBXL14 gene encoding F-box/LRR-repeat protein 14 gives METHISCLFPELLAMIFGYLDVRDKGRAAQVCTAWRDAAYHKSVWRGVEAKLHLRRANPSLFPSLQARGIRRVQILSLRRSLSYVIQGMANIESLNLSGCYNLTDNGLGHAFVQEIGSLRALNLSLCKQITDSSLGRIAQYLKGLEVLELGGCSNITNTGLLLIAWGLQRLKTLNLRSCRHLSDVGIGHLAGMTRSAAEGCLGLEQLTLQDCQKLTDLSLKHISRGLTGLRLLNLSFCGGISDAGLLHLSHMGSLRSLNLRSCDNISDTGIMHLAMGSLRLSGLDVSFCDKVGDQSLAYIAQGLDGLKSLSLCSCHISDDGINRMVRQMHGLRTLNIGQCVRITDKGLELIAEHLSQLTGIDLYGCTRITKRGLERITQLPCLKVLNLGLWQMTDSEKVR, from the coding sequence atggagacCCACATCTCGTGCTTGTTTCCCGAGCTGCTGGCCATGATCTTCGGCTACCTGGACGTCCGGGACAAGGGGCGCGCGGCGCAGGTGTGCACGGCCTGGCGGGACGCCGCCTACCACAAGTCGGTGTGGCGGGGGGTGGAGGCCAAGCTGCACCTGCGCCGGGCCAACCCGTCGCTGTTCCCCAGCCTGCAGGCCCGGGGCATCCGCCGCGTGCAGATCCTGAGCCTCCGCCGCAGCCTCAGCTACGTGATCCAGGGCATGGCCAACATCGAGAGCCTCAACCTGAGCGGCTGCTACAACCTCACCGACAACGGGCTGGGCCACGCGTTCGTGCAGGAAATCGGCTCTCTGCGCGCCCTCAACCTGAGTCTCTGCAAGCAGATCACCGACAGCAGCCTGGGCCGCATAGCCCAGTACCTCAAGGGCCTggaggtgctggagctggggggCTGCAGCAACATCACCAACACCGGCCTCCTGCTCATCGCCTGGGGCCTGCAGCGCCTCAAGACCCTGAACCTGCGCAGCTGCCGCCACCTCTCGGACGTGGGCATCGGGCACTTGGCCGGCATGACGCGCAGCGCGGCCGAGGGCTGCCTGGGCCTGGAGCAGCTCACGCTGCAGGACTGCCAGAAGCTCACGGATCTCTCCCTAAAGCACATCTCTCGCGGACTGACGGGCCTGAGGCTCCTCAACCTCAGCTTCTGCGGGGGCATCTCTGACGCCGGCCTCCTGCACCTGTCGCACATGGGCAGCCTGCGCAGCCTCAACCTGCGCTCCTGCGACAACATCAGTGACACGGGCATCATGCATCTGGCCATGGGCAGCCTGCGCCTCTCGGGGCTGGATGTGTCGTTCTGTGACAAGGTGGGGGACCAGAGCCTGGCTTACATAGCCCAGGGGCTGGACGGCCTCaagtccctctccctctgctcctgccACATCAGTGACGATGGCATCAACCGCATGGTGCGGCAGATGCACGGGCTGCGCACGCTCAACATTGGACAGTGTGTGCGCATCACGGACAAGGGCTTGGAGCTGATAGCTGAGCACCTGAGCCAGCTCACTGGCATAGACCTGTACGGCTGCACCCGAATCACCAAGCGCGGCCTGGAGCGCATCACGCAGCTGCCCTGCCTCAAGGTACTCAACCTGGGACTCTGGCAGATGACGGACAGTGAGAAGGTCAGGTGA